TGGCATGTGCGGACAATGCGCAATTGTTGCTCAACCGCCTGCAGGATGAGCGCGAGAAAGCCGTGCATTGACCTGAAAAAAGCCATTGACCTTAAAGTTGGCTTTAATCTTAAGGTGGTCCCACGCCAACTGAGGACTGCCCCATGAATCTGTTTGACCCCCTGTTATTACCCAACGGTTCGACCATCAAGAACCGCATCGCCAAAGCCGCCATGGAAGAGAACATGGCCGACGCCGAGCAGGCGCCTTCCGCCGAGCTGCTGCGTCTCTACCAGGCCTGGGCCGACGGTGGCGCCGGCCTGATCATCACCGGTAACGTGATGGTCGACGGCCGCGCCATGACCGGCCCCGGCGGCGTGGTGTTACAGGATGAGCAGCAACTGGACAAGTTCAAGCGCTGGGCGCAAGTGGGCCGCTCTGGCGGCGCGCAATTCTGGTTGCAGATCAATCACCCCGGCCGACAGATGCAGGCCAACCTGGGGCAACAGACTTGGGCACCGTCGGCGGTCGCCATGGACCTGGGCACCTTATCCAAACACTTCAGCCGGCCCCAGGCCATGACCGCCGAGGTGATTGCCGAGGTTATCCAGCGTTTTGCGCGCGCCGCTCGCCTGGGCGAACAGGCCGGTTTTACCGGTGTGGAAATCCATGCAGCCCATGGTTATTTGTTAAGTCAGTTCCTCTCGCCGTTGAGCAATCAACGCACAGACGCGTGGGGCGGCTCCCTGGAAAACCGCGCGCGGTTGTTGCTCGATATCGTCAGGGCGGTACGGGCGGTGGTTAGCAGGGAATTTGCGGTGGCGGTCAAACTCAATTCCGCCGATTTCCAGCGCGGCGGGTTCACCGCCGAGGATGCCAAGCAGGTGGTTGAATGGCTCAACGACCTGGGTGTGGACCTGGTGGAGTTGTCCGGTGGCAGTTACGAAGCGCCCGCCATGCAGGGGGACGCGCGTGACGGCCGCACCCTGGCGCGTGAGGCCTATTTCGTTGAGTTTGCCCACGA
The window above is part of the Pseudomonas sp. KBS0710 genome. Proteins encoded here:
- a CDS encoding NADH:flavin oxidoreductase/NADH oxidase family protein, with translation MNLFDPLLLPNGSTIKNRIAKAAMEENMADAEQAPSAELLRLYQAWADGGAGLIITGNVMVDGRAMTGPGGVVLQDEQQLDKFKRWAQVGRSGGAQFWLQINHPGRQMQANLGQQTWAPSAVAMDLGTLSKHFSRPQAMTAEVIAEVIQRFARAARLGEQAGFTGVEIHAAHGYLLSQFLSPLSNQRTDAWGGSLENRARLLLDIVRAVRAVVSREFAVAVKLNSADFQRGGFTAEDAKQVVEWLNDLGVDLVELSGGSYEAPAMQGDARDGRTLAREAYFVEFAHDIQTVAKMPVMVTGGIRRRPVAESVVQGGVDMVGIGTALAIDPHLPRAWLEGKDTAPELPPITWKNKAFASLANMALVKFQLRKLSQRKQPDPGVSPLRALIEQQLGNALRTRQYRRWIAKRSA